The following are from one region of the Cloacibacterium normanense genome:
- a CDS encoding DUF6175 family protein: MVIPYVKEGEDLRTILENDVNKRIALTKIKEAFDSRGFTTVDFVAKLKSAKDNNIFTSDNQTDVKDQIIQMSGADVYVQAEVNENRSASGNSINLVLTAYEASTGNSLSNKVGESGKFYTDDFAKLTTKAAESISQDFLNVMQTKFTDIVNNGKSVNVDISFSQASATKMSSEIAPENLPLSDQIELWMEKNAYKNNYHIQGTTDLRMIFDDVKIPLKDSTGKNYNPNKFALEIFKFFRSLNLQVEKDIKGNTIYITIK, encoded by the coding sequence ATGGTTATCCCTTATGTAAAAGAAGGTGAAGATTTAAGAACAATTCTTGAAAACGATGTAAACAAAAGAATTGCTTTAACCAAAATAAAAGAAGCTTTTGACTCTCGCGGATTTACAACAGTTGATTTTGTTGCAAAACTAAAATCTGCAAAAGATAATAACATTTTCACTTCAGACAATCAAACAGATGTAAAAGACCAAATAATTCAAATGTCTGGCGCTGATGTTTATGTACAAGCTGAAGTAAACGAAAATCGTTCTGCATCTGGCAATTCTATAAATCTTGTCCTTACAGCTTACGAAGCATCCACAGGAAATTCACTCTCTAATAAAGTAGGTGAAAGTGGAAAATTCTATACTGATGATTTTGCTAAACTCACTACCAAAGCTGCAGAAAGTATTTCGCAAGATTTTTTAAACGTAATGCAAACCAAATTTACAGATATTGTAAACAACGGTAAATCTGTAAATGTTGATATCAGTTTTTCGCAAGCTTCTGCTACAAAAATGTCTTCTGAAATTGCACCAGAAAACCTGCCACTATCTGACCAAATAGAGCTTTGGATGGAAAAAAATGCTTACAAAAACAACTATCACATTCAAGGAACCACAGATTTAAGAATGATTTTTGATGATGTGAAAATTCCACTAAAAGATAGCACTGGCAAAAATTATAACCCAAATAAATTTGCATTAGAAATTTTTAAATTTTTCAGAAGCTTAAATCTACAAGTTGAAAAAGATATTAAAGGCAATACAATTTACATAACTATTAAATAA
- a CDS encoding HupE/UreJ family protein produces MQDFLFYLQLGWEHIISKDALDHQLFILALIAIFSFRDWKKVLILVTAFTIGHSLTLVLSALDVFRFPSDWVEFLIPCTIVFTALDNIIFSKNEKKLIQLNYYLALLFGLIHGMGFANSVRMMLASEQDITLPLFGFNVGLELGQIIVVAIALFIHYIFSEVLKLSNKIWIYIISVPIFIFALKMALERIP; encoded by the coding sequence ATGCAAGATTTTTTATTTTATTTACAATTAGGTTGGGAACACATCATCTCAAAAGACGCTTTAGATCATCAATTATTTATTTTGGCACTCATTGCTATTTTCAGTTTTAGAGATTGGAAAAAAGTTTTAATTCTAGTAACTGCTTTTACGATTGGGCATTCTTTGACCTTGGTTTTAAGCGCATTAGATGTATTCAGATTTCCTTCTGATTGGGTAGAATTTTTAATTCCTTGCACTATCGTCTTCACTGCTTTAGACAACATTATTTTTTCTAAAAACGAGAAAAAACTCATTCAACTGAATTATTATTTAGCTTTATTATTCGGTTTAATTCACGGAATGGGATTTGCCAATTCTGTAAGAATGATGCTCGCAAGTGAACAAGATATTACTTTACCGTTATTTGGATTTAACGTGGGACTTGAACTAGGGCAAATTATAGTAGTAGCTATCGCACTATTTATACATTACATTTTCTCGGAAGTTCTGAAACTTTCTAATAAAATTTGGATTTACATTATATCTGTTCCTATCTTCATTTTTGCACTAAAAATGGCTTTAGAAAGGATTCCTTAA
- a CDS encoding CsgG/HfaB family protein: MKKYFILTFLLLLVQSFFSQQDERPVVGVAAFTCDENPRFVKLVTEKVVEMLTNTKRFRVVDRTSSDKVKEELELQKSEAFLDSKNVVEQGASLAAEKIITGHITKIPVYAIKNSVGEITGYKASVAFQMKIVDVATGLSTDATSFEGKASELMLSAESAVQYAMNSIQEEINQYFKMNFPIKGKIIKILNSEDTKYIKVLLNIGKNVGLKIGDTLTVESIELIDGQNYPTKIGTIEIENLAGESFSEATVTNKKYSPIILSNFSEQKKLECTLTIKK, translated from the coding sequence ATGAAAAAATATTTTATTTTAACTTTTTTACTATTATTAGTACAGTCATTTTTTTCACAACAAGACGAAAGACCTGTTGTAGGTGTTGCTGCATTTACTTGTGATGAAAACCCACGTTTTGTCAAATTAGTTACTGAAAAAGTTGTTGAAATGCTCACTAACACAAAAAGATTCAGGGTCGTTGATAGGACTAGTTCCGATAAAGTAAAAGAGGAATTAGAACTTCAAAAATCAGAAGCTTTTTTAGACAGTAAAAACGTTGTAGAACAAGGCGCAAGTTTAGCTGCAGAAAAAATAATAACTGGTCACATCACGAAAATCCCTGTGTATGCAATAAAAAATTCAGTTGGCGAGATTACTGGATATAAAGCAAGTGTAGCCTTTCAAATGAAAATAGTAGACGTTGCAACTGGCTTGAGTACTGACGCTACAAGTTTTGAAGGAAAAGCAAGTGAATTAATGCTATCAGCAGAAAGTGCTGTACAATACGCAATGAATTCTATTCAGGAAGAAATCAATCAATACTTTAAAATGAATTTCCCTATAAAGGGAAAAATCATAAAAATACTTAACTCTGAAGACACTAAATATATAAAAGTACTTTTGAATATTGGAAAAAATGTTGGACTAAAAATAGGAGACACATTAACTGTAGAATCTATAGAATTAATTGACGGACAAAACTACCCAACAAAAATTGGAACTATTGAAATTGAAAATTTAGCAGGCGAAAGTTTTAGTGAAGCAACTGTTACCAACAAAAAATATTCTCCGATAATTTTATCTAATTTTTCTGAACAAAAGAAGCTAGAATGTACACTAACTATAAAAAAATAA
- a CDS encoding co-chaperone GroES: MSVNFKPLADRVLVEPVQAETKTASGIIIPDTAKEKPQEGTVVAVGNGKPDEPMTVKVGDRVLYGKYAGSELKLDGKDYLIVRESDLLGIIG, translated from the coding sequence ATGTCAGTAAATTTTAAACCATTAGCAGACAGAGTTTTAGTAGAACCTGTACAAGCAGAAACTAAAACAGCTTCAGGAATCATTATCCCTGATACCGCAAAAGAAAAACCACAAGAAGGAACTGTAGTTGCTGTTGGCAACGGAAAACCAGACGAACCAATGACTGTAAAAGTTGGCGATAGAGTTCTTTACGGTAAATATGCCGGTTCAGAATTAAAACTAGACGGTAAAGATTATTTAATTGTAAGAGAAAGTGATTTATTAGGAATCATTGGCTAA
- the groL gene encoding chaperonin GroEL (60 kDa chaperone family; promotes refolding of misfolded polypeptides especially under stressful conditions; forms two stacked rings of heptamers to form a barrel-shaped 14mer; ends can be capped by GroES; misfolded proteins enter the barrel where they are refolded when GroES binds): MAKEIKFDIESRDALKRGVDALANAVKVTLGPKGRNVVIEKAFGAPHVTKDGVSVAKEIELEDKVENMGAQMVKEVASKTNDIAGDGTTTATVLAQAIVREGLKNVAAGANPMDLKRGIDKAVTAVVENLKSQSQSVGDSAEKIRQVASISANNDDTIGSLIAEAFSKVGKEGVITVEEAKGTDTTVDVVEGMQFDRGYQSPYFVTNAEKMVAELDNPYILLVEKKISSMKELLPVLEPVAQQGKSLLIISEEVEGEALATLVVNKLRGSLKIAAVKAPGFGDRRKAMLEDIAILTGGQVVSEERGFNMDNVTIEMLGRAEKVTIDKDNTTIVNGAGNEEEIKGRVNQIKAQMESTTSDYDKEKLQERLAKLAGGVAVLYVGAASEVEMKEKKDRVDDALHATRAAVEEGIVAGGGVALVRAISALDNLSGANQDESTGIKIVKRAIEEPLRQIVANAGGEGSVIVAKVAEGSEDFGYNAKTDEYVNMLEAGIIDPTKVTRVALENAASVSGMLLTTECVITEVPKPEGAMPPMGGGMPGMM, encoded by the coding sequence ATGGCAAAAGAAATTAAATTCGATATTGAATCAAGAGACGCTCTAAAAAGAGGTGTTGATGCATTAGCAAATGCAGTAAAAGTAACTTTAGGTCCTAAAGGAAGAAACGTAGTGATTGAAAAAGCTTTTGGTGCTCCTCACGTAACTAAAGATGGGGTTTCTGTAGCTAAAGAAATTGAGCTAGAAGATAAAGTAGAAAATATGGGTGCTCAAATGGTGAAAGAAGTAGCTTCTAAAACCAATGATATTGCTGGTGACGGAACTACTACTGCTACAGTTTTAGCTCAGGCTATCGTAAGAGAAGGTCTTAAAAACGTAGCTGCTGGTGCTAATCCTATGGATTTAAAAAGAGGAATCGACAAAGCAGTAACTGCTGTTGTAGAAAATCTTAAATCTCAATCTCAATCTGTAGGTGATTCTGCTGAAAAAATCAGACAAGTAGCTTCTATTTCTGCAAATAATGACGATACTATCGGTTCATTAATCGCTGAAGCGTTCTCAAAAGTAGGTAAAGAAGGTGTAATCACTGTAGAAGAAGCAAAAGGTACTGATACTACTGTAGATGTAGTAGAAGGTATGCAATTCGATAGAGGTTACCAATCTCCATATTTCGTAACTAATGCTGAGAAAATGGTGGCTGAATTAGACAATCCTTATATTCTTTTGGTTGAGAAAAAAATCTCTTCAATGAAAGAATTATTACCAGTTCTAGAACCAGTTGCTCAACAAGGAAAATCTCTTTTAATTATTTCTGAAGAAGTAGAAGGCGAAGCTTTAGCAACTTTGGTAGTAAACAAATTAAGAGGTTCTCTTAAAATTGCTGCCGTTAAAGCTCCAGGTTTCGGAGACAGAAGAAAAGCAATGTTAGAAGACATCGCTATCTTAACTGGCGGACAAGTTGTTTCTGAAGAAAGAGGTTTCAATATGGACAATGTTACGATTGAAATGTTAGGTAGAGCAGAAAAAGTAACTATCGATAAAGACAATACAACCATCGTAAACGGAGCTGGTAACGAAGAAGAAATCAAAGGTAGAGTAAACCAAATTAAAGCTCAAATGGAATCTACTACTTCTGATTATGATAAAGAAAAATTGCAAGAAAGATTGGCTAAATTAGCTGGAGGTGTTGCTGTATTGTATGTAGGTGCTGCTTCTGAAGTAGAAATGAAAGAGAAAAAAGACAGAGTTGATGATGCGCTTCACGCAACTAGAGCTGCAGTAGAAGAAGGAATTGTAGCTGGTGGTGGTGTTGCTTTAGTAAGAGCAATTTCTGCACTAGACAACCTTTCTGGAGCTAATCAAGATGAATCTACTGGTATCAAAATCGTGAAAAGAGCCATCGAAGAACCATTGAGACAAATCGTTGCAAATGCAGGTGGTGAAGGTTCTGTAATCGTTGCTAAAGTAGCAGAAGGAAGCGAAGATTTCGGTTATAATGCTAAAACTGATGAATATGTAAATATGCTAGAAGCAGGAATTATAGACCCAACTAAAGTAACCAGAGTTGCTTTAGAAAACGCTGCTTCTGTATCAGGAATGCTATTAACTACAGAATGTGTAATCACAGAAGTACCAAAACCTGAAGGTGCTATGCCACCAATGGGAGGAGGAATGCCAGGAATGATGTAA
- a CDS encoding acyl carrier protein phosphodiesterase, with the protein MNFLAHTYLSFTDEQIVGNLIGDFIKNKSRNHLSDGIQQGITLHRAIDAFTDVHPKVLEAKTVFQPIVRLYSGAFVDVVFDYFLANDKNVKSAKEWRDFTAHVYQVLNKYEAILPENFRKVLPRMEKDNWLYNYRFDWGMEYSINNVLNKAKYLDNSIPVYGFFQHHKEFLRSCYEEFFPDLHQFCISLNDNFKKSDTDIDPDSLV; encoded by the coding sequence ATGAATTTCCTTGCACATACTTACCTTTCTTTTACCGACGAGCAAATCGTGGGGAATTTGATTGGTGATTTCATCAAAAATAAAAGTCGAAATCACTTATCAGACGGAATTCAGCAAGGAATTACTTTGCATAGAGCTATTGATGCTTTTACGGATGTTCACCCAAAAGTTTTAGAAGCGAAAACCGTTTTTCAACCGATTGTGAGGTTGTATTCTGGTGCTTTTGTAGATGTGGTTTTTGATTATTTTTTAGCCAATGATAAAAATGTAAAATCTGCCAAAGAATGGCGGGATTTTACCGCTCATGTTTACCAAGTTCTCAATAAATATGAAGCCATTCTACCTGAAAATTTCAGAAAAGTACTTCCTAGAATGGAAAAAGACAATTGGCTCTATAATTATCGTTTTGATTGGGGAATGGAATACAGCATTAATAATGTCTTGAATAAAGCAAAATATCTGGACAATTCTATTCCTGTATATGGATTTTTCCAGCATCACAAAGAGTTTTTGCGCTCTTGCTACGAAGAATTTTTCCCAGATTTACATCAGTTCTGTATCTCTCTGAATGATAATTTTAAAAAATCTGATACAGATATCGATCCGGATAGTTTAGTTTAG
- a CDS encoding DUF6702 family protein, producing the protein MKKFFLLFTFLLTFVVSAKPIHPYHVGSVEINYNAKTKTFEISAKFFLDDLENSLNAKYNKTLHFGEEKSKAGLDQALENYFAEYFKLKSNNKFLKINYLGFEEDKESVNVYLESEATEIPKKVETAVSLLYSFFDDQMNIVHIIVNGERKSSKLNYPDRYLYQIF; encoded by the coding sequence ATGAAAAAATTCTTCTTACTTTTTACTTTTTTGTTGACTTTTGTAGTTTCGGCGAAACCTATTCATCCTTATCATGTAGGTTCGGTGGAAATTAATTATAATGCTAAAACCAAAACTTTTGAGATTTCTGCCAAATTTTTCTTAGACGATTTAGAAAATAGTCTTAATGCTAAGTATAATAAAACGTTACACTTTGGCGAGGAAAAAAGTAAAGCAGGATTAGACCAAGCTCTAGAAAATTATTTTGCAGAATATTTTAAATTGAAATCAAATAATAAATTCCTGAAAATCAATTATTTAGGTTTTGAAGAGGATAAAGAATCTGTAAATGTTTATTTAGAATCTGAAGCGACAGAAATTCCTAAGAAAGTAGAAACCGCAGTGAGTTTATTGTATAGTTTTTTTGATGATCAAATGAACATAGTGCACATTATTGTAAATGGCGAACGAAAAAGTTCTAAACTAAACTATCCGGATCGATATCTGTATCAGATTTTTTAA
- a CDS encoding M1 family metallopeptidase, translating to MKKVLSIFVFLYAFVSTSAQNHQNNPGSNHGNKFEQLGTILPTPNSYRTASGAPGHEYWQQRADYEINAYLDEEKLNLKGSETITYYNNSPDELEYLWLQLDENDTSNTKDAGYQSSSTLAKQISSDRLKATELPVKDNGFGINLEKVTDANGNALSYVVNKTMMRIDLPKKLKKGETFKFKIDWNYNIPDRMKQGGRGGYEFFPEDGNHLFTMTQWYPRLCVYSDNQGWQNHQFTGRGEFTLTFGNFKVKMNVPADHIVASTGSGKNFSEVLTAEQFARWQKAQNTKEPIEIVTLDEAKKAEKSKSKNRKTWTFEAENVRDFAWTSSRKFIWDAMPQLIEENNNKVMCMSLYPKEAYNLYRKYSTKAVAHTIKTYSEFTIPYPYPVAQSIEASNGMEYPMICFNYGRTEKDGTYSEGIKNGMIGVIIHEVGHNFFPMIINSDERQWSWMDEGLNTFVEYLTEELWDNKFPSRRGPAHTIVNYMKLPKDQLEPIMTNSENIIHFGPNAYAKPATGLNILRETIMGRELFDKAFKTYSKRWAFRHPEPADLFRTMEDASGEDLDWFWRGWFYSTDAVDIAIDKVTVATPDFDGKPQARDFKYKVDEPEVNDFEDISKIRNKEDKKITFKTDEDQSLRDFYWRYARGLEKVDTQKEYTIKGDAPKNLDTKERESLKNITGYQIDFSNKGGMVMPLILEFTFEDGTKLNDKIPAQIWRSDEKKVSKTYYFDKKLKSIQLDPMLETADIDTTNNLWTADKVTPESTSKFQVFKQNQENRRRGAAAGMVNPMQAAGKKN from the coding sequence ATGAAAAAAGTTCTAAGTATTTTTGTTTTTCTTTACGCTTTCGTAAGTACTTCCGCCCAAAATCACCAGAATAATCCTGGGAGCAATCATGGGAATAAATTCGAGCAATTAGGAACCATTTTACCTACGCCAAACAGTTACAGAACTGCTTCTGGAGCACCTGGTCATGAATATTGGCAACAACGTGCTGATTATGAAATCAATGCATATCTAGACGAGGAAAAACTTAACTTAAAAGGCTCAGAAACAATTACTTATTACAACAACTCACCAGACGAATTAGAATATCTTTGGTTACAATTAGATGAGAATGACACCAGCAACACTAAAGATGCTGGTTATCAATCTTCTTCTACTCTAGCTAAACAAATTTCATCTGATAGATTAAAAGCTACTGAATTACCCGTAAAAGATAATGGTTTCGGGATTAATTTAGAAAAAGTAACAGATGCGAATGGTAATGCGCTTTCTTATGTGGTTAATAAAACCATGATGAGAATAGATTTACCTAAAAAATTAAAAAAAGGGGAAACTTTTAAATTTAAAATCGATTGGAATTATAACATTCCAGATAGAATGAAGCAAGGAGGAAGAGGCGGTTATGAATTCTTCCCAGAAGATGGCAACCACCTTTTTACCATGACACAATGGTATCCTAGACTTTGTGTATATTCGGACAATCAAGGTTGGCAAAATCACCAATTTACAGGTCGTGGAGAATTCACCCTTACTTTTGGAAATTTCAAAGTAAAAATGAATGTTCCTGCTGATCATATTGTAGCTTCTACAGGTTCTGGAAAAAATTTCTCAGAAGTTTTAACCGCTGAACAATTTGCAAGATGGCAAAAAGCGCAAAATACTAAAGAACCAATAGAAATCGTTACACTAGATGAAGCTAAAAAAGCAGAAAAATCTAAATCAAAAAACAGAAAAACTTGGACTTTCGAAGCAGAAAATGTAAGAGATTTCGCTTGGACTTCTTCTAGAAAATTTATTTGGGACGCAATGCCTCAATTGATTGAAGAAAATAATAATAAAGTAATGTGTATGAGTCTTTATCCTAAAGAAGCATACAATTTATACAGAAAATATTCTACTAAAGCAGTAGCTCATACGATTAAAACATATTCAGAATTCACGATTCCATATCCATATCCAGTAGCTCAATCTATAGAAGCATCAAACGGTATGGAATATCCTATGATTTGTTTCAACTACGGTAGAACAGAAAAAGACGGAACCTATTCAGAAGGAATTAAAAACGGAATGATTGGAGTAATCATCCACGAAGTAGGACATAATTTTTTCCCAATGATTATCAATTCAGACGAAAGACAATGGTCTTGGATGGATGAAGGTCTTAATACTTTTGTAGAATATCTTACCGAAGAACTTTGGGATAATAAATTCCCTTCAAGAAGAGGACCAGCTCACACCATTGTGAACTACATGAAATTGCCAAAAGACCAATTAGAGCCTATCATGACCAACTCTGAAAACATTATTCATTTCGGTCCGAATGCTTACGCAAAACCTGCAACTGGTCTTAATATTTTGAGAGAAACCATCATGGGAAGAGAACTTTTTGACAAAGCTTTCAAGACATATTCTAAAAGATGGGCGTTCAGACATCCAGAACCTGCAGATTTATTCAGAACGATGGAAGATGCGTCTGGAGAAGATTTAGATTGGTTCTGGAGAGGATGGTTCTACAGCACAGATGCAGTAGATATCGCCATAGACAAAGTTACTGTTGCAACTCCAGATTTTGATGGGAAACCTCAGGCTAGAGATTTTAAATACAAAGTAGACGAACCAGAAGTAAATGACTTCGAAGATATTTCTAAAATCAGAAATAAAGAAGATAAGAAAATTACTTTCAAAACTGATGAAGACCAATCTTTAAGAGATTTCTACTGGAGATACGCAAGAGGTTTAGAAAAAGTAGACACTCAAAAAGAATACACCATAAAAGGTGACGCTCCGAAAAATCTTGACACTAAAGAAAGAGAAAGTCTAAAAAATATCACAGGCTACCAAATTGACTTCTCTAACAAAGGAGGAATGGTAATGCCTCTTATTTTAGAATTCACTTTCGAAGATGGAACTAAATTAAATGACAAAATCCCAGCGCAAATCTGGAGATCAGACGAGAAAAAAGTTTCTAAAACATACTATTTTGACAAAAAATTAAAGTCAATTCAATTAGACCCAATGTTAGAAACTGCCGATATTGACACCACTAATAACCTATGGACCGCTGATAAAGTTACACCAGAAAGCACTTCTAAATTCCAAGTGTTCAAACAGAACCAAGAAAACAGAAGAAGAGGAGCTGCTGCTGGAATGGTAAACCCAATGCAAGCCGCAGGAAAGAAAAATTAA